From the genome of Clostridium sp. BNL1100, one region includes:
- a CDS encoding 5'-methylthioadenosine/adenosylhomocysteine nucleosidase encodes MLIGIIGAMEQEIKLLAESMLINETKTIAMREYYIGKLFGKDVVLVFSKCGKVAAGSTVTTLIETFNVDVVLFTGVAGGADKNLKIGDIIVADKLVQHDMDASSLPGFSKFEIPLLGVGTFVAPSHMVSLGKKSAEFYVSSCLNTDVDESILKEFNICTPNIVTGTVASGDQFVADSSKVLSLTQEIENLKCIEMEGAAVAQVCYEHGVDYIIFRVISDKADEHANINFPRFIEEAASHFTRGIIEHFVSEIA; translated from the coding sequence ATAAAGCTATTGGCAGAGAGCATGCTGATAAATGAAACAAAAACTATTGCTATGCGTGAATATTATATCGGCAAACTATTTGGTAAAGACGTTGTTCTGGTTTTCTCAAAGTGCGGCAAGGTTGCTGCAGGTTCAACCGTTACTACACTTATTGAAACCTTTAATGTTGATGTTGTTCTTTTTACAGGCGTTGCCGGAGGGGCTGATAAAAACTTAAAAATAGGCGATATAATTGTTGCGGACAAGCTTGTGCAGCATGATATGGATGCAAGTTCCTTGCCGGGATTCAGCAAGTTTGAAATACCACTTTTGGGAGTTGGAACATTTGTTGCTCCTTCTCATATGGTGTCGCTGGGTAAAAAATCTGCGGAGTTTTATGTATCTAGCTGCTTGAACACAGATGTCGATGAAAGTATCTTAAAAGAGTTTAATATCTGTACTCCAAATATTGTAACAGGTACAGTGGCAAGCGGCGACCAATTTGTTGCGGACAGCAGCAAGGTTTTAAGCCTTACTCAGGAAATAGAGAATCTAAAGTGTATTGAAATGGAAGGCGCAGCCGTAGCACAGGTTTGTTACGAACATGGTGTAGATTATATTATATTCCGTGTTATTTCTGACAAAGCAGATGAGCATGCAAATATCAACTTCCCAAGATTTATCGAAGAAGCGGCCTCCCATTTTACCAGAGGAATTATAGAACATTTTGTTTCAGAAATAGCATAA